The Anopheles gambiae chromosome 2, idAnoGambNW_F1_1, whole genome shotgun sequence genomic sequence GAGCTGGACGGCGAAGCAAAGCGGCGGAAAGAGGAAAAGCTTAACCACGTAAGTAGCTGTCGTCGCGTGCCGGGAGAGGTTGTTAGGATCGAGCATATATGCGTGTCGTCCCCCGTTTTCCCCGCAGCATCATAGCTCAGTCAGAAGAGAGGAGGAGGGTGTGCTTAGAGCGTGTGTTTCGTCTGTGTCTGCTTTTaagattcgtttttttttctttttttttgtgcgcttAATGCGTACAATGCGTTTCGTTGTGTGGCGCTCGTATGGTTGCAAGTATGATACaatcctcacacacacacacacgcacacaaagcaTTAATTATTTAACTCTTTAACCGTTTTCTTTGCAAATATATCAAGGCTGAACCATTTGCGCAGGTTCTATATGTTACAAAGATtgttgtaaaatgtaaaaaaaaaacattgcaaacatgTAGAAGCCTGTGAAAAGTCTACAAAATTACTCCCAAAATGTACACCCTATTTAAAGGAATACAAAATGAACTtaaattttgcaacaaaacagTAGACAGAATGATGTTAAAAAATGGTCGATCACCAACCTAAAATGATCGCGCCTGATGGTCACAAGCTTTTTATGCTACACCCCGTTTGATTGATTTCATGCTGTTATGTGGTCCTCGTCCTCGGTAGTAGTGTCCTGCCCAGTTTTCGTTGCTCACCTTGTGCCGTTTTCGTCCAACCGTACCCTCCCTCTCAATTCTCTCAGTTTGACCCGAGTATTGAACCGTTTGCCCTATATTGTTTTGCAGGAAAGTGATGGTGAGAAAAGTGATCAGGATTTAGTGGTGGACGTCGCGAACGAAACGGTaagggttgtgtgtgtgtgtgtgtgtgtgtgtgtgtgtgtgtgtgagcgtgtacgtgtgtgtacgtgtgtgtacgtgtaagGTTTGCGTTCGCTCGAATTAACGTGGCGCGCATTCTAGTTTGTATGACCGaaaagagagtaagagagagagagagacagagagcgagagcgagagcgagagcgagatgTTCAAGTCAAGAAACACACTCTCACCAGCGCAAAATTTAAACTCAGTAGCATTTGATTTGGTTGAAGTCAGATTAAGAATAAAGGATAAGTCCTGGTTGCTCATCATTCCTTTGTCACCATCACTACCGTGCCACCCCTCCCACCGTGCTGTGTCCTttattagtgtgtgtgtatgtgtgtgagtgctagTGCAAGCTGTTTAGCGTCTTTAGCTTTTTGATTTGTCGTATGTTTatcgtttgtttatttgtttgtttgtttgtttgtttttccccctgGCTCAACCATCTCGTTCATACGACTCCCCATGCTCTGCTGCATCGTCCTTTTagattgcatttttatttttattttagtttatttcgTACTTCATTCGTCTCCTTTCTGTCGTCATTTCTCATTTAGTTGTATGTGATTAGTCTTACCCTACACATGTGTTGCATCGTTACTAGTTACCTTCATCGACTGCAGTTTGTAATTAAACTCATACCATCGTTAGAAACACCTTCAGTATCTGTAGACAAAGTAATCCAATACAAACCAATTCCAGTccaccaatacacacacatacatacacaccacaTTCCTGTTTCCTGTTGTCGTCGTTTGCGTTCGTTCTGCCTGTCCCCTCCCCGGTAGAAGCTGTTGTGTTTCTAGTTGTGTTTACATTGTATCATTGTGTAGGGTGTACCTTCCTCCCAGTTTGTGTATtcgttgccattttttgtgtggttcCCAGCAAAACGAGTGTTATGCTAGAAGTAAATGCTTATTTTCGCTAAGCGAagagcttttgtgtgtgtgtgtttccccgCTGGTTCCAATTCTCGAACGTTTGTTCCTCTCCTGCAGGGTTCACCGTCACCCCGGCCGAACGGCGACCATCAGTCGGATCGTGGCGATCGGGACAGTATCGGGCTGAATGGCAGCGATAAGGCAGGCTCGAGCAGTTTGAAGGGTGCCAACGATCGACCCCCGTCCCGCTCTGGCTCGAGCTCGTCCCGATCAACGCCCAGCCTCAAAACGAAGGATGTAAgcaacaagcgacgaaccccgctTTCTCTCTGACGATCCGCGCTCTTAtcgtgtttcgtttcgttctccCTTACCCTCCCCTTGTAGCTCGATAAACCAGGAACTCCCGGCGCGAAGGCCCGCGTCCCCACGCCCAACTCGTCCACACCCGGCGGTGTCCCGAAAGCCGTAGTACCTTCGCCAGCCGCCGGCTATCCTCCCTCGCCATATCAGCGACCGTCGGACCCGTACGCCAGACCGCCGCCCGACCCGTACGGTCGGCCTCCGATGCCTTTCGATCCTCACGGTCACGTCCGCACCAACGGTATCGCGCTGCCCGTGTCGAGCGGTAAACCGTGAGTATTGTCACTTCCCCAGCGCCCGCTGGAATGCCACTTTTCACTGAGCACCGTCTAACTGGTCTCCTTTTCTCCTCCCTACTCTAGTGCCTACTCCTACCATATGAACGGGGAAGGTGCCCCGCAGCCCGTCCCGTTCCCGGCCGACGCCCTTACCGGGCCCGGCATTCCGCGACACGCCCGCCAAATCAACACCCTCTCGCACGGGGAGGTCGTGTGTGCGGTCACCATCTCGAACCCGACCAAGTACGTCTACACCGGCGGCAAGGGTTGCGTGAAGGTGTGGGACATATCGCAGCCGGGCAACAAGAGCCCCGTCAGCCAGCTGGACTGTCTGGTAAGTGGATTCGCTTTCGGCGTTGCGCCGGCAAATTTCGCGCCAGCAGACCCGCCCCTTTAATGGCCGGTTGGTTATAATTCGCAGCAGCGAGACAACTATATCCGCTCCGTGAAGCTGCTCCCGGACGGCCGAACGCTGATCGTCGGGGGCGAAGCGTCGAACCTGTCGATCTGGGACCTGGCCAGCCCGACGCCCCGGATAAAGGCGGAGCTGACGTCGGCGGCACCTGCCTGCTACGCGCTCGCCATCAGTCCCGACTCGAAGGTGTGCTTTTCGTGCTGCAGCGACGGCAACATTGCCGTGTGGGATCTGCACAACCAGACGCTGGTGCGCCAGTTCCAGGGCCACACGGACGGTGCGTCCTGCATCGACATCAGCCCGGACGGGTCGCGCCTGTGGACCGGCGGGCTGGACAACACGGTCCGCTCGTGGGATCTGCGGGAAGGTcgccagctgcagcagcatgaCTTTAGCTCACAAATCTTCTCCCTCGGCTACTGTCCAACGGGTAAGTTTTGGTGTGCAGTGTGCCGCTCCAGTGGGTTCAGTCTCAACACACGTCTCTTTTCCATCTAAACACAGGCGAGTGGTTAGCTGTCGGAATGGAGAACTCGCACGTGGAGGTACTGCACGCCACGAAGCAGGACAAGTATCAGCTGCATCTGCACGAGAGCTGCGTGCTGTCGTTGCGGTTCGCCGCCTGTGGCAAATGGTTCGTCTCGACCGGAAAGGACAATCTGCTGAACGCATGGCGTACGCCTTACGGTGCCAGCATTTTCCAGGTACGTTTTCAGCGCCAACTCCTCCTTCAACCGTTGCTATGGTATCGATTCTAATTGAACGATTTCTCCCTCTGCTGTCTTCCAAACAGTCAAAGGAAACCTCGTCAGTACTAAGTTGTGATATTTCGACCGATGACAAGTACATTGTCACTGGCTCCGGTGATAAGAAAGCAACCGTGTACGAGGTGATCTACTAAAAGGCCCCTACCACCCGTTTGTTGAGGAATTATCTGTgtgtgatttgtgtgtgtgtattttgcgACAGTGTATAGAACATCCAGCCGGCTAAAAAGGAACTCGCCTCGTACTGTGGTGCGTCCTAGAGATTGATCCATTCTGTGCCGCTTCTGTCGCAGATTCATGATAATAATGGTGAAACACACCGGGGCACTACGAATCAACTACCACACACGGGCAACACATCAAGTGACTTAAATGTGACGGAAGAACAACGGCCGTTCGTGGTGAATCGGGGGAGGAGAGAGCGCCCAAGCCCAAATGCGACGTAGAGGAATGCATAACGTCAATTGCACATGTGAGCGCGTATGCATTCAAGCTGCTACTATGTACAAAGGAAAGGATAGCAGACACACAGCATcaaacacccacccacccaccacatgacacacacacacacaaataaaaggCAAAAAGGCGCCCTTCGAAAGCGGTGGCTACATATAAGTGTCGCATTCGCTCTATCTCagttaattatttgttttttagaTTTCTAATCATGTAATAATATGTGAATTGTATGCTGCATgtatgcgcgcgtgtgtgtgtgtgtgtgttcgggcgtgggaatgtgtgtgtgtatatgagAAGGAGGCGAAGTGAGACAGAAGTGCGAGAGAAAAAGCGGTAGCTTTTAAGctaagaagaagcagaatcaCAAAGTAAATAGTAAGTAACTTAAGCGTGTCTAAGTGCGGTAGGTAGCAAAGGTAAAACTGAAAACAGAAGGCAGAAGAAGTTAGTAATCGGCAACACTGAACAACCAACAGCAAGAAGTCACAGTGAAGAACTTGACGTgcattatgtaaaaaaaaaacaaacaatctgaaggaagcacattaaaaaaaaacaggataaTCCCATATGAAATGAGATGTAAAAGCGCATCGTCTAGTTgttgaaacaaacagtttGAATTTGAAAGGATGAAAGGAAAGGCAAAAAGAGTAGAAGAAGAgcaacaagaaagaaaaaaacacatataaaaatgaatatgacaaaacaacaaaacagaagaaataaaaacggaaaccaccaCCTCTTCCCCATCTTAATAGAGAAATGAACCAAATCGTATCCCCAACCAGTGTCAAACAAAACTCGAGTGAAAGAAtgcgttgtgtgtgtatgtgtgcatgaaagcagacagaagaagaagaaagaagggggTAAAagatcaacaaaacaaaagaaaatgtaaaaattaatCCTCCTTCCAGGGGCGGAGGGAGGGCCAGCCGGGAAGAAAGACCGGCCAGCAAATTGTGTATagcgggaggagggggggggggcgcgaGGAAAAGTGTGATCGTTTGCATATAGTAGGCGAAACAACAAATCCAGTTGCTTAGTAGCGAGGAAGCATACATTTGCACATAATAATTAACATTCTAATCCCTCTCATAGCTCTGTGTACAGTATTTTGAGCCCTTTCGAGCGCATTCTTAGCGGTTTCAGCCGGACCGGGACGGAACGGTGAGCGGCaatggcgcgtgtgtgtgtgtgtgtggtacgaGTTCGTACATTCGCTCACCACACTCCGTGTATTGTGCACACATGGACATCCCAACATCCCACTCCCCAAAATCACCACCTCCCTCCCACCCAACGCCGCTGGCCTGTTGCAGAGCAAACCGTGTGAAAAACGTTGCAACGGTTTAGGTAAATTGGTTTAGAAAGACGCAGCATTCTAGGCAACAAAGCAGAAGGAAACATTCGCGATGCtgctgaagaagaagaagaaaaaaagaaacagattgTATGATCGCTTAATTGTTTATGTTAGTTGTGTTTAACTACGGAACAACAGAAAGAGACACTGacaggaaagagagaaaggaaaggaCACAAAATTcgtttaaattttcaaacacTGCTGCATTGAATGGTTGAATTGATATATACTTATTTTTGATTCAAAAAGCATTTTGATCGACATGTACCGATAATgggacgagagagagagaaagagtcaAAAATGGCTAATCTAAACAGTTTAAAACACAAGGATGATTCTATTGAGAGCATCAAAGAAAGTTTGGAAACTTAATTTATTGCCTGTCTGTGTCGTTTCGCATAAACGGCCAGCATGGCCAACAccgtttccgtttcgtttgGTGTCCCTCTTGTGGACACTATCAACACGGAAATATAGTTCTAAATGTTTGCTCTAACAGGCCGAAATCTCATTTGACTCAAAGTAAATGCAAACAAGCTTAAGTACACACCATCTAAAACCATCTCACCTGTCTGAAACGAGCGAAAGGTGGGGATAAGAGGCATGACATTCGATGAAAACAGCATTTATTGTTTGATTGATGAACCCTAAATGTGTTGCTTCAAGTGTGTTCTGCCATTCACTCTCCATCCAAGGCACGAGCCAATTTACTGGACGAGTGAGGAGGTGGCGGACACTAAAGCGTGTTAAATTAGGGCAGCGAAAGATGTAGAAATGAAGCGCACTGTGAAGGCAGAACGAACGTTGAAGGCAGCAGTAGGAGCGCGGGGATAGGGGGTGAGAAAATGGAGAAacataatgaatatttttagAAATGGAAAACCGAAAAACTATTAATCATTGATGCGTCGTACATCTGTTGTGTGAATTTGAAAGAAATGAGAAAATGGAATTTGCCAAATTCTTCGTGCGAAGCAAATGTGGGTAAGTAAATCAATACTGTGTCTTGACACGGTTAAACTCGAAATGGTCAACGATGTCCGGAAATGGTCAACAAAGTATTTTGTTGGACCTACATGTGGTTGAacatctttctctctgtcttccAACATGATGATTCAGATTACATTATGACCTTTGAACACctcatctttctctctctcacgatagagcacgtcgatgtgacatggcccggtcaacaatcattctccaggatgctcagTCTACGACTGAAACCTCTTATTCatgtagacacccgatctccgtcaggtctcgcttcacctggtccaaccatcgagttcgctgtgctcgcctgcgccttatgccgaactgggggtcgctgtcgaacaccttcttggtggggcatgagtccggcatcctcatgacttgccccagccatcgtatcctgctgccagccttcgccaccgtcaggatgcttgattcgccgtacagctcagcaagctcgtggttcatttcgtaacgaccgtcccgagATAGCAGAACTTCTATACTACCTCGACTCAACTTATACTCAACTtatacactgcttcccagttGATCTGAGTCTCCGGCAAGCAGattcttcgtcttcgtcgggtgtacgcctcacacaccttcgctgatgtcctgccgatgatgtcgatgtcatctgcgaagccaagaaattggagagaacagtagaggatcgtgccacggatgtcgttgtctagctCCGCGCTTcaaatgacaccttccagggcgatgttgaagagcaCACAGAAGAGTCCgtcaccttgcctcagacccctatgagattcgaacgattccgacgtcgctactctcaccttgcacttCATGGTGGCCTCTAATAGTcggatcaacttcccagggaagtggtaccgctgcatgatgctacatagctcattccggtctatggtgtcgtaagccgccttgaagtcgatgaacaggcGGTGTGTAGGGATCTGGCGCtctggaggatctgccgtagagtgaaattttggtcggtggtggatttgcctccaacaaacccaGTTTGGTAGCTGCCAACGAAATTTGTAGTAAGGGGCGCAAGTCTGAAGAATGCAGGACAGGGATAggacaggatcttgtaggcgGCACTCAAGACTGTTGTTATTCAGGACTGTGATGGCTTGAAAGATCGAGCAATCCAGCCTGTTGCCCTTTTTGTAGACAGGGTGAATAATACCCAGCTTCCACTCCTCCGGTAGTTCCTCCTGCTCTCAGACTTTCACGATCAGCTGATGCATTTCGACGGTAAGCCTCTCCGGCCCAATCTTGAAGAGCTCGGCCGCCAATCCATCGCTGCCGGCAGACTTATTGCTCTTAAGCTGCTTGATGGCGCTGGCAATTTCATCCAGAGATGGTGGGGGCACCTCGTCGTCTGTGCCGATGCTGTCGCTGTTGTaactgctgtgctgctgctgtggtggttGCCTTGTTCTGCCACTTGCGCCAGCCTCTCCTGCCTCTGCTCAGTTTAGATGTCCTTCGTAGTAGCATTTCCACCTTTCGATCATCTCCCGCTCGTCCGTCAGGAGATTTCTTTCCGCATCCCGGCACATTGCGGTTTTAGGACGTGCCTCGTACAATCTCCTGTAGAACAAGCGGGTGTCCCCCAACTGTACTTGCTGCTCCAGCAGCTGTTCGTCTGACTCTTCAAAACGGCACCGTTTGGCCTAGAAGAGCAGGGTTTGCTGTTTCCTCAGTCGTCTGTAGTTCTCCTCATTCTGACGAGTTTCATGCCGTAGCATGCGGACGCGCGCTGCGTTGTTCTCGTCTGCACTCTTCGCCGAACaattcctttttctctctggTGGTTGAACATAACGAGCTTGAAACAATGTTCCGTTATACTTCCAATTCCGGACATTCATGAAGTTTTATTTAACTTCTTTATATATTGACCCTGGCGATTACACTTTAAATTTTTAGATGATCGTCATGATGTACTAGAATCAATTAATACGTGTCTGACCCCTAGTAGGCCCTGATGACacagtaaataaatatgttcTGTCGGTCAGTTCACCACCAGAGGCATTCTTagcagttttgcttcaaaccGATGCCAGTGTTACTTCTTCGATAATTCCTACTAATCGTTTTGAAGTGCATAGAAATAAATCAGAATATATTGCACAAACGGTTATAAACGTGAAAATAGCAGtgtataaaacataaattgtgCTCTGAATTTCATCCAAACTCAATATTCAATTCTGTCCGGAATTCGAAGTAAgatttattatcattttttttaaattccgaACAGCCGAAGTAAATTGTGATAAATTTCATAcaaatatgtgtttaaacaGTGACAATGACAAGAATACAACGATATGTGAAGATAAATGTGACAAATGCCTAAATGGACGTACGGGAAAGTTCATCAATTCGCATAAAAGTTCTTCggttctatttttttatagagaATTGGAGCCAATTGGCCCTCATTCGCCTCTTATTCGGTTCTATGCTTCTACGACCACAAGAGAAAAGCAGCACCCAAACCCCGTTGTTTTTTAGACCGTCGTTCTGTAGGTCTAGGTGACTCCTACACTCAGAATTGGGTATTTAGAACATACAATaagttaaaaactaaaaaagtgTTAATTTGACGAGAATAGACGAAATTTTGAGGCTGTTCGGAATTCGAATCAAACCgtccgtaatttgaaacatgaaCTCAAAACTGTCCGGAGTATGAATCAATTTTTGCAATTATTCTTGTAacatttttggaaattttaatttttttctcaaatgtAGCAGGATTGCTTTAGTAAAATGAGTTAAATAGAAGTTTGGCCGataataattgaattattaaGAAAATATTACTTGCCAAAAATGGCCTAAGTGTAGTGTCCTTAAGAGTGATGGgtaaaattggcaaaaatccggagtcggctccgatccgactccgataaattcggaatcgactccggaaggtaggtccacgctacaatatccggagtcgttcggagtcgtttgaaatggcccagagtcgtccggaatcgctcggagtcgcccggagtcgtccggagacgtccggagtcgttcagagtcgcccggagtcgcctggagtcgttcggagtcgttcggagtcgtccgcagtcgcccggagtcggagtcgtccggagacgtctggagtcgcccggagttgttggaagtcggagtcgtccggagtcgttcagaaccacccggagttggagtcgttcgaaatcgtctggagtcatccagaatcGGTAGCAGatagagtcatccggaatcatCTGGAGTCGGCTGAGGACGGCTTCTAAAggaagtgcacgcgcaaagtaagagacaaaaaaacacaacgaaagaaaatgtctgatcacaagcacattgaACCACACGACTCATGTTGACTCCGACCAACTccgattccaaacgactccggacgactccggacgactccgaacgcctccagacgactctggacgactccgacaccggacaactccggacgactccggacgactccgaaagactccggacgactccgactccggacgactccgactccggacgactccggacgactccggacgactccggacgactccggacgactccggacgactctggacgactccggacgactccgaacgactccggacgactccgaacgactccggacgactccggacgactccggacaattccggacgattccggacgactccggacgattccgaacgccTCCAgacgactacggacgactccgggcgactccgactccggacgactccggacgactccggacgactccggacgactccggacgactccggacgactctggacgactccggacgactccgaacgactccaactccggacgactccggacgactccgaacgactccggacgactccggacgactccggacaattccggacgattccggacgactccggacgattccgaacgccTCCAgacgactacggacgactccgggcgactccgactccggacgactccggacgactccggacgactccggacgactctggacgactccggacgactccgaacgactacaactccggacgactccgaacgactccggacgactccagacgattccggacgactccggacgacaccggacgactccggacgactccgaaagactccgaacgactccggacgactccgtctccggacgactccaaacgactccgaacgactccgggccactccggacgactccggacgacgactgaacgactccaaacgaatccaaacgactccggacgtctcctgacgactccggacgtctACGGACGACTCCCCGGACgtctccggacaactccggacgactctggacgactccgaacgactccggacgactccgttcggactccgggcgactccgttcggactccgggcgactccgttcggactccgggcgactccggacgactccgactccgggcgactctggacgactccgaatgactccgactccggacgactccgaacgactccgaacgacttcgaacgactccggacgactgcgggcgactccgaacgactccgaacgactccgaacgactctagacgactccggacgactctggacgactctggatgactccagacgactccggacgactccgactccgaacgactccggacgactctggacgactccggacaactcaagacgactccggacgactccggacgactccggacgactctgaacgaatccaaacgactccagacgtctccggacgactccggacgactccggacggctccggacgactccggacgactccgggcgactccggacgactctggacggctccgtacgactccggacgcCTCCGTTTggactctgggcgactctggaagactccgggcgactccgggcgactccgaacgactccggacgactccgaacgactccaaacgactccgaacaactccgaacaactccgggcgactccgggcgactccggacgactccaaatgactccggacgactcaagacgactccaaacgacaccgactccggacgactccggacgactctggacgactctggatgactccagacgactccggacgactc encodes the following:
- the LOC1274122 gene encoding protein groucho isoform X23 encodes the protein MYPAPTRHPSASGPPPQGRQFTIAETLERIKEEFNFLQAQYHSLKLECDKLASEKTEMQRHYVMYYEMSYGLNVEMHKQTEIAKRLNALIGQLLPFLATEHQQQIASAVERAKQVTMPELNAIIGIHAQQIPGGPPQPIPGLGALAGPLTAFGGPMGLPHGAPQSMLKAPPDLHREDLKVPLGGPSAEERMRNSVSPADREKYRPRSPLELDGEAKRRKEEKLNHGSPSPRPNGDHQSDRGDRDSIGLNGSDKAGSSSLKGANDRPPSRSGSSSSRSTPSLKTKDLDKPGTPGAKARVPTPNSSTPGGVPKAVVPSPAAGYPPSPYQRPSDPYARPPPDPYGRPPMPFDPHGHVRTNGIALPVSSGKPAYSYHMNGEGAPQPVPFPADALTGPGIPRHARQINTLSHGEVVCAVTISNPTKYVYTGGKGCVKVWDISQPGNKSPVSQLDCLQRDNYIRSVKLLPDGRTLIVGGEASNLSIWDLASPTPRIKAELTSAAPACYALAISPDSKVCFSCCSDGNIAVWDLHNQTLVRQFQGHTDGASCIDISPDGSRLWTGGLDNTVRSWDLREGRQLQQHDFSSQIFSLGYCPTGEWLAVGMENSHVEVLHATKQDKYQLHLHESCVLSLRFAACGKWFVSTGKDNLLNAWRTPYGASIFQSKETSSVLSCDISTDDKYIVTGSGDKKATVYEVIY
- the LOC1274122 gene encoding protein groucho isoform X21, producing the protein MYPAPTRHPSASGPPPQGRQFTIAETLERIKEEFNFLQAQYHSLKLECDKLASEKTEMQRHYVMYYEMSYGLNVEMHKQTEIAKRLNALIGQLLPFLATEHQQQIASAVERAKQVTMPELNAIIGQQIHAQQIPGGPPQPIPGLGALAGPLTAFGGPMGLPHGAPQSMLKAPPDLHREDLKVPLGGPSAEERMRNSVSPADREKYRPRSPLELDGEAKRRKEEKLNHGSPSPRPNGDHQSDRGDRDSIGLNGSDKAGSSSLKGANDRPPSRSGSSSSRSTPSLKTKDLDKPGTPGAKARVPTPNSSTPGGVPKAVVPSPAAGYPPSPYQRPSDPYARPPPDPYGRPPMPFDPHGHVRTNGIALPVSSGKPAYSYHMNGEGAPQPVPFPADALTGPGIPRHARQINTLSHGEVVCAVTISNPTKYVYTGGKGCVKVWDISQPGNKSPVSQLDCLQRDNYIRSVKLLPDGRTLIVGGEASNLSIWDLASPTPRIKAELTSAAPACYALAISPDSKVCFSCCSDGNIAVWDLHNQTLVRQFQGHTDGASCIDISPDGSRLWTGGLDNTVRSWDLREGRQLQQHDFSSQIFSLGYCPTGEWLAVGMENSHVEVLHATKQDKYQLHLHESCVLSLRFAACGKWFVSTGKDNLLNAWRTPYGASIFQSKETSSVLSCDISTDDKYIVTGSGDKKATVYEVIY
- the LOC1274122 gene encoding protein groucho isoform X6, with translation MYPAPTRHPSASGPPPQGRQFTIAETLERIKEEFNFLQAQYHSLKLECDKLASEKTEMQRHYVMYYEMSYGLNVEMHKQTEIAKRLNALIGQLLPFLATEHQQQIASAVERAKQVTMPELNAIIGQHQQQGIQQLLQQIHAQQIPGGPPQPIPGLGALAGPLTAFGGPMGLPHGAPQSMLKAPPDLHREDLKVPLGGPSAEERMRNSVSPADREKYRPRSPLELDGEAKRRKEEKLNHESDGEKSDQDLVVDVANETGSPSPRPNGDHQSDRGDRDSIGLNGSDKAGSSSLKGANDRPPSRSGSSSSRSTPSLKTKDLDKPGTPGAKARVPTPNSSTPGGVPKAVVPSPAAGYPPSPYQRPSDPYARPPPDPYGRPPMPFDPHGHVRTNGIALPVSSGKPAYSYHMNGEGAPQPVPFPADALTGPGIPRHARQINTLSHGEVVCAVTISNPTKYVYTGGKGCVKVWDISQPGNKSPVSQLDCLQRDNYIRSVKLLPDGRTLIVGGEASNLSIWDLASPTPRIKAELTSAAPACYALAISPDSKVCFSCCSDGNIAVWDLHNQTLVRQFQGHTDGASCIDISPDGSRLWTGGLDNTVRSWDLREGRQLQQHDFSSQIFSLGYCPTGEWLAVGMENSHVEVLHATKQDKYQLHLHESCVLSLRFAACGKWFVSTGKDNLLNAWRTPYGASIFQSKETSSVLSCDISTDDKYIVTGSGDKKATVYEVIY
- the LOC1274122 gene encoding protein groucho isoform X22, with the translated sequence MYPAPTRHPSASGPPPQGRQFTIAETLERIKEEFNFLQAQYHSLKLECDKLASEKTEMQRHYVMYYEMSYGLNVEMHKQTEIAKRLNALIGQLLPFLATEHQQQIASAVERAKQVTMPELNAIIGQIHAQQIPGGPPQPIPGLGALAGPLTAFGGPMGLPHGAPQSMLKAPPDLHREDLKVPLGGPSAEERMRNSVSPADREKYRPRSPLELDGEAKRRKEEKLNHGSPSPRPNGDHQSDRGDRDSIGLNGSDKAGSSSLKGANDRPPSRSGSSSSRSTPSLKTKDLDKPGTPGAKARVPTPNSSTPGGVPKAVVPSPAAGYPPSPYQRPSDPYARPPPDPYGRPPMPFDPHGHVRTNGIALPVSSGKPAYSYHMNGEGAPQPVPFPADALTGPGIPRHARQINTLSHGEVVCAVTISNPTKYVYTGGKGCVKVWDISQPGNKSPVSQLDCLQRDNYIRSVKLLPDGRTLIVGGEASNLSIWDLASPTPRIKAELTSAAPACYALAISPDSKVCFSCCSDGNIAVWDLHNQTLVRQFQGHTDGASCIDISPDGSRLWTGGLDNTVRSWDLREGRQLQQHDFSSQIFSLGYCPTGEWLAVGMENSHVEVLHATKQDKYQLHLHESCVLSLRFAACGKWFVSTGKDNLLNAWRTPYGASIFQSKETSSVLSCDISTDDKYIVTGSGDKKATVYEVIY
- the LOC1274122 gene encoding protein groucho isoform X16; translation: MYPAPTRHPSASGPPPQGRQFTIAETLERIKEEFNFLQAQYHSLKLECDKLASEKTEMQRHYVMYYEMSYGLNVEMHKQTEIAKRLNALIGQLLPFLATEHQQQIASAVERAKQVTMPELNAIIGQHQQQGIQQLLQIHAQQIPGGPPQPIPGLGALAGPLTAFGGPMGLPHGAPQSMLKAPPDLHREDLKVPLGGPSAEERMRNSVSPADREKYRPRSPLELDGEAKRRKEEKLNHGSPSPRPNGDHQSDRGDRDSIGLNGSDKAGSSSLKGANDRPPSRSGSSSSRSTPSLKTKDLDKPGTPGAKARVPTPNSSTPGGVPKAVVPSPAAGYPPSPYQRPSDPYARPPPDPYGRPPMPFDPHGHVRTNGIALPVSSGKPAYSYHMNGEGAPQPVPFPADALTGPGIPRHARQINTLSHGEVVCAVTISNPTKYVYTGGKGCVKVWDISQPGNKSPVSQLDCLQRDNYIRSVKLLPDGRTLIVGGEASNLSIWDLASPTPRIKAELTSAAPACYALAISPDSKVCFSCCSDGNIAVWDLHNQTLVRQFQGHTDGASCIDISPDGSRLWTGGLDNTVRSWDLREGRQLQQHDFSSQIFSLGYCPTGEWLAVGMENSHVEVLHATKQDKYQLHLHESCVLSLRFAACGKWFVSTGKDNLLNAWRTPYGASIFQSKETSSVLSCDISTDDKYIVTGSGDKKATVYEVIY